Proteins from a single region of Primulina tabacum isolate GXHZ01 chromosome 5, ASM2559414v2, whole genome shotgun sequence:
- the LOC142546794 gene encoding large ribosomal subunit protein eL36y-like: MAPKQPNSGFFVGLNKGHIVTKKELAPRPSDRKGKTSKRVHFARSLIREVAGFAPYEKRITELLKVGKDKRALKVAKRKLGTHKRAKRKREEMASALRRMRAAGGGEKKK; encoded by the exons ATGGCTCCCAAACAGCCTAATTCAGGCTTCTTTGTGGGTTTGAACAAAGGGCATATAGTGACCAAGAAAGAGCTGGCACCTCGCCCTTCTGATAGAAAAGGG AAAACCAGCAAAAGAGTGCATTTTGCTAGAAGTCTCATCCGGGAAGTTGCTGGATTTGCTCCCTATGAGAAGCGTATCACCGAGCTTCTCAAAGTTGGGAAAGACAAGCGGGCATTGAAAGTGGCTAAGAGAAAGTTGGGCACCCACAAGAGAGCAAAGAGGAAGCGTGAAGAGATGGCATCTGCTCTCCGGAGGATGAG GGCTGCTGGAGGTGGTGAGAAGAAGAAATAG